In the genome of Marispirochaeta sp., one region contains:
- a CDS encoding histidine kinase dimerization/phosphoacceptor domain -containing protein: MNRFRSFPGQYDDPSRFRIVSILVVSIVLVSLILSIMNLQKGREQINRAAAFEVESHAKLVASQINAGFSRADTLVRLSIEKLQGYSFSEEIPSGSVLDRYLKRELLLTPYVRFMVILDSEENILWRSPGAPREDQGLKHSVNIHRETGVRFMINHHINPAMPHSEHVHLSRSIRGDDGSLLVIVDAILDIETLMPSVGDPYYRDSIEMRLLDKDLETVLVKNFSERKAGSGEWLNRMIEQGKDNVIRGGFHVLVGDWWVAGLYQVESFPYFAMAVISLEEEIDAWQRGILQTLSLVFSFGILIWLIAVAALQLMQNRRIKQYSDKLEKTNEQIQKTSEERKLLLQEIHHRVKNNLSLITSIINLIVMQKGPFDESTFKDLGARITAIQNVHDTLYSGDNLSRVPVNEYLKGLVETIVPTLCPFDVSIDIHVDEFYLKPRKTIPLGVITVEVVTNAVKYGLVAGGRIYIEGGRINETEVLIRFCNNGRPYREAPPGLGTLVIQSLTEQLNGSFSRENGTDTCFRLAFPLEEDPRN; this comes from the coding sequence GTGAATAGGTTTCGTTCCTTTCCAGGACAGTATGATGATCCTTCACGTTTTCGTATAGTAAGCATCCTGGTGGTTTCTATTGTCCTGGTATCTCTTATACTTAGTATCATGAATCTTCAGAAAGGACGTGAGCAGATAAACAGGGCGGCAGCCTTTGAAGTCGAGTCTCACGCGAAGCTGGTGGCATCTCAAATAAATGCAGGCTTTTCCCGGGCAGATACCCTGGTACGGCTATCGATTGAAAAACTGCAGGGATACTCTTTCTCTGAAGAGATCCCCTCAGGTTCAGTGCTGGACCGGTATTTAAAACGGGAACTGCTCCTGACCCCGTATGTCCGTTTTATGGTTATACTGGATTCTGAAGAGAACATTCTCTGGCGCAGCCCCGGAGCTCCCCGGGAAGATCAGGGTCTCAAACATTCGGTGAACATACATCGAGAGACCGGCGTTCGTTTCATGATCAATCATCATATAAATCCAGCCATGCCGCATTCTGAGCATGTTCATCTAAGCAGGTCAATACGAGGCGATGATGGAAGCCTTCTCGTAATTGTTGACGCGATTCTCGACATTGAGACTCTCATGCCTTCCGTCGGCGATCCCTATTATCGTGATTCCATTGAGATGCGTCTTCTCGACAAGGACCTTGAAACGGTTTTGGTAAAGAATTTCTCTGAGAGAAAGGCTGGTTCAGGTGAATGGCTGAACAGAATGATTGAGCAGGGGAAGGATAATGTAATCCGAGGTGGATTCCATGTACTTGTTGGCGATTGGTGGGTTGCCGGTCTGTATCAGGTGGAATCCTTTCCTTATTTTGCCATGGCTGTTATCAGTCTTGAAGAGGAAATAGACGCGTGGCAGAGGGGTATTCTGCAGACACTGTCTCTGGTGTTTTCGTTCGGTATACTCATCTGGCTTATCGCCGTTGCAGCCTTGCAATTAATGCAGAACAGACGAATAAAGCAGTATTCCGATAAACTGGAAAAAACCAATGAGCAGATACAGAAAACCAGTGAGGAACGCAAGCTCCTGCTGCAGGAGATTCATCACCGGGTCAAGAATAATCTGTCCCTGATTACCAGCATCATAAATCTTATTGTTATGCAGAAAGGCCCCTTTGACGAGAGTACGTTTAAGGATCTTGGGGCCCGTATCACAGCCATACAGAATGTCCATGATACTTTATACAGCGGTGATAATCTTTCCCGGGTTCCTGTTAACGAATATCTGAAGGGACTGGTAGAGACCATAGTTCCGACATTGTGCCCTTTCGACGTGAGTATTGATATTCACGTCGACGAATTCTATCTGAAGCCTCGCAAGACTATTCCTCTTGGGGTTATTACCGTCGAGGTTGTGACAAATGCCGTCAAATACGGGCTTGTTGCCGGGGGAAGAATCTATATTGAGGGAGGCAGAATCAACGAAACGGAAGTCCTTATCCGCTTTTGCAATAACGGACGCCCATACCGGGAAGCTCCGCCAGGTCTGGGAACTCTCGTAATACAGTCCCTGACGGAGCAGCTCAACGGCAGTTTTAGCCGGGAAAACGGGACCGATACCTGTTTTCGGCTTGCTTTTCCACTGGAAGAGGATCCGCGGAATTAA
- the dctP gene encoding TRAP transporter substrate-binding protein DctP gives MRKKGLFLLLLLTVLSVQIFAQNRLLFRISVENTANHVQTKAVEKFAVELKDMLGDVLDVRFYHSARLFRDSEAVGAMARGDLEMAVPGTWQLDRYVPEISYLLLPDFFGAKSGMGKEFFGSRMGRELVSRIELNLDVVVPGLWMDLGPAHLFTTHHEISSFDDFSGLRIRVAGGIANKMRVEAFGAEGVIIPWPDLPPRIRDGSVDGVLTTFETIRSAALWKDGIRYAFLDYEYFPQYVPLVSSYAWSRLSSEQRQHFVTIWNNTAEKQKTAAAAAQQEAMAAAVRNGVQINEPQKYDSVNARDRLMDQRDGFIRALGIDQDFIELDSE, from the coding sequence ATGAGAAAAAAAGGACTGTTTCTACTCCTTCTGCTGACAGTTCTATCTGTCCAGATTTTCGCCCAAAACAGGCTTCTGTTTCGTATTTCCGTGGAAAACACGGCGAATCATGTACAGACTAAAGCGGTGGAAAAGTTTGCCGTTGAATTGAAAGATATGCTGGGAGATGTCCTGGATGTCAGGTTCTACCACTCTGCACGGCTTTTCCGTGACAGTGAGGCCGTAGGGGCTATGGCCCGAGGAGATCTGGAGATGGCCGTTCCCGGGACCTGGCAGCTTGACCGCTATGTACCAGAAATCAGCTACCTGTTACTGCCGGATTTTTTCGGCGCCAAAAGCGGCATGGGTAAAGAGTTTTTCGGCAGCAGAATGGGCCGTGAGCTGGTTTCCCGAATAGAGCTGAACCTCGACGTCGTTGTTCCCGGATTGTGGATGGACCTTGGGCCGGCTCATCTTTTTACTACTCACCATGAGATCTCCTCTTTTGACGATTTTTCCGGTTTACGTATACGGGTCGCCGGCGGGATTGCCAATAAAATGCGGGTCGAAGCTTTTGGAGCGGAAGGCGTTATTATCCCCTGGCCCGATCTTCCTCCCCGTATTCGGGACGGCTCTGTTGATGGAGTTCTGACGACCTTTGAGACCATCCGAAGCGCCGCCCTGTGGAAGGATGGTATCCGGTATGCGTTCCTGGATTATGAGTATTTCCCTCAGTATGTACCTCTGGTTTCCAGTTACGCCTGGAGCCGGTTAAGCAGCGAACAACGCCAGCACTTTGTCACTATATGGAATAATACGGCAGAAAAGCAGAAAACAGCAGCGGCTGCGGCCCAGCAGGAAGCTATGGCAGCCGCAGTAAGAAACGGTGTGCAGATCAATGAACCACAGAAGTATGATTCAGTTAATGCACGGGATCGCTTAATGGATCAGCGGGATGGATTTATCCGTGCGTTGGGGATAGATCAGGACTTTATTGAGCTTGACAGTGAATAG
- the aroQ gene encoding type II 3-dehydroquinate dehydratase produces MPKRIAVINGPNLNMLGQREVDVYGVQNLETINAGLKQRAHELGADIEFFQSNGEGELVTFIQQCRKRVDGIVLNAGAYTHYSIALRDAISAAEVPAVEVHISNVYKRESFRHTSVLAPVCIGVISGFGSDSYVLAMEALLRLN; encoded by the coding sequence GTGCCTAAGCGAATAGCAGTAATCAACGGTCCCAACCTGAACATGCTGGGTCAGCGAGAAGTCGATGTTTATGGTGTCCAGAACCTGGAGACAATCAATGCCGGGTTAAAGCAAAGGGCCCACGAATTAGGAGCTGATATCGAATTCTTTCAATCCAATGGAGAAGGTGAGCTTGTAACCTTTATTCAGCAATGCCGAAAACGGGTTGACGGCATTGTGTTAAACGCAGGAGCCTACACCCACTACTCCATTGCCCTGCGCGACGCAATCTCTGCTGCCGAGGTCCCGGCCGTGGAAGTACATATTTCCAACGTTTACAAGCGTGAATCCTTTCGCCACACATCGGTTCTCGCTCCGGTCTGTATTGGGGTTATCAGCGGCTTTGGTTCTGACAGCTATGTTTTAGCCATGGAAGCTCTTCTAAGACTGAATTAA
- a CDS encoding SpoIID/LytB domain-containing protein: MKSANHAAYLFLLLFLISIGLVGNPLQEQAAAPSPSFEQAVRFYYAGEFESSVDAFRRRVRHDNSDSLSRIQLVRLLKEAGEMQEALEHLHILNAAAENDQFSLELLKTGILADSGVNLDIESASNTSGEALFWYALGVLREGKSDTAKELLKRSLLEDDYNPGANYFLGLIAKAQQEYPAARDHLMRALKQEPNLTMVLVPLAQTVIAQGAVDEGYRLLLRAGAALPENPEVAQGMRQLVERYPHLAEKKEQESRERRIAARTPQKEHLPSGMETLPVIRIGLAEGIDILHLKTGASFTLRTTEKLYLGEAEEILTITCSPDRVRISGDTGDTIMESSDPVILDYEIPGTTTALFDMEYGGGYYYAGSEDRFYRGQMEFLPTRDGLTIVNQVSLEEYLYSVVPSEIPAYWPEEALEAQAIAARSYTLANMGRFASRGFDLMGSVRSASYRGAGNEAERTTSAVDATWGKVLVHNGKALDAVYSANSGGYTESGESVWGYPSPLRAVNDPKLSSRTEPLPPDSLARWLTERPESFSSEPGFHSAAAYRWKMWVSAEEISARLASRGYEIGRIISLTSRGRGISGRVEKVLVQGTDEDAEVRGDSIRSVLGGLRSNLFISEAVLGADGLPESFLFTGGGWGHGVGMDQSGAAGMAAQGWSAEEILAHYYPEAVIEDISSLITFSTRNEDKD; this comes from the coding sequence ATGAAGTCCGCAAACCATGCAGCATACCTGTTCCTGTTATTATTCCTGATTTCCATCGGTCTTGTCGGAAACCCGTTGCAGGAACAAGCAGCAGCCCCTTCTCCATCATTCGAACAGGCTGTCCGGTTCTATTATGCGGGTGAATTTGAATCCTCCGTGGATGCTTTCCGCCGGCGGGTGCGGCACGACAACTCCGATAGTCTTTCCAGGATTCAGCTTGTTCGACTCCTAAAAGAGGCAGGAGAGATGCAGGAAGCTCTAGAACATCTGCACATTCTCAACGCTGCCGCGGAGAATGATCAATTCTCCCTTGAACTGCTGAAAACAGGAATCCTTGCAGACTCAGGGGTAAACCTGGACATAGAATCAGCTTCGAACACATCTGGGGAAGCTCTCTTTTGGTACGCCCTGGGGGTGCTTCGTGAGGGAAAATCAGATACTGCCAAGGAACTTCTCAAGAGGTCTCTGCTGGAGGATGATTACAATCCCGGGGCGAACTATTTTCTCGGCCTTATCGCAAAGGCTCAGCAAGAATACCCTGCAGCCCGTGACCATCTTATGCGCGCGCTTAAACAGGAACCAAACCTGACAATGGTCCTCGTGCCTCTGGCACAGACGGTGATCGCCCAGGGAGCCGTCGACGAGGGCTATCGGCTTCTGCTCCGGGCCGGAGCAGCGCTTCCGGAAAATCCAGAAGTTGCGCAGGGGATGCGGCAGCTTGTTGAAAGATACCCCCATTTAGCGGAAAAAAAAGAACAGGAATCCAGAGAGCGGCGTATTGCTGCCAGGACTCCGCAAAAAGAACACCTTCCGTCAGGCATGGAAACCCTGCCAGTTATACGAATCGGGCTGGCAGAAGGCATCGATATTCTGCATCTGAAAACAGGGGCAAGCTTTACGCTTCGGACAACAGAGAAGCTTTACCTGGGAGAAGCGGAAGAAATCCTGACGATTACCTGTTCCCCGGACCGGGTGAGAATCAGCGGCGACACAGGCGATACGATTATGGAGAGCTCTGATCCGGTAATCCTCGACTACGAAATACCCGGAACCACAACGGCGCTCTTTGATATGGAATACGGCGGCGGTTACTATTATGCCGGCTCCGAGGACCGCTTCTATCGGGGACAGATGGAGTTTTTACCCACCCGGGATGGACTCACTATCGTGAACCAGGTAAGCCTGGAGGAGTATCTCTACTCGGTAGTTCCATCGGAAATCCCCGCGTACTGGCCGGAGGAAGCCCTTGAGGCCCAGGCCATCGCGGCCCGCAGCTATACCCTGGCAAACATGGGACGATTTGCTTCCCGGGGGTTTGATCTGATGGGTTCGGTGCGGTCCGCCTCTTACCGCGGAGCCGGAAACGAAGCTGAAAGAACTACCAGTGCCGTCGACGCCACCTGGGGCAAGGTGCTGGTACATAACGGAAAAGCCCTGGACGCGGTGTACTCCGCCAACAGCGGCGGATACACCGAAAGCGGGGAAAGCGTCTGGGGTTACCCCTCCCCCTTAAGGGCTGTAAACGATCCCAAGCTGTCGTCTCGGACAGAGCCCCTGCCACCCGACAGCCTTGCCCGCTGGCTGACGGAACGCCCCGAAAGCTTCAGCTCCGAACCGGGTTTTCATTCTGCCGCCGCTTATCGCTGGAAAATGTGGGTATCCGCAGAAGAAATCTCCGCGCGCTTAGCTTCCCGGGGCTACGAGATCGGGAGGATTATATCCCTCACCAGCCGGGGACGGGGCATAAGCGGCAGGGTCGAAAAAGTCCTTGTCCAGGGAACCGATGAGGACGCCGAAGTACGGGGGGATAGTATCCGTTCTGTCCTCGGAGGTCTGCGCAGCAATCTGTTTATCTCGGAGGCTGTGCTGGGGGCCGACGGCCTGCCGGAATCCTTTCTATTTACCGGCGGTGGCTGGGGGCATGGTGTCGGCATGGACCAGAGCGGTGCTGCCGGAATGGCTGCCCAGGGATGGTCGGCGGAGGAGATACTTGCGCATTACTATCCCGAGGCGGTAATAGAGGATATCAGCTCACTCATTACTTTTAGCACCCGTAATGAAGATAAGGATTAA
- a CDS encoding UxaA family hydrolase, whose product MNFAGASFPGFHRPDGQIGVRNYLGVLSTVTCANQAAEDIARHIKETAVFTHQQGCGLLQDDLELTQRTLINLGRNPNLGAVLVVSLGCEGVDADRIVEGIAASGKPVELVRIQRDGGYFAAVSEGGLKAQKLAGEISSQLRKEAPITALRIGIKCGASDPTSGLASNPAAGKAVDQLISAGGSAVFGETTELIGAEHLVAGRCQNSELSDKLLGMVKNLEDRVIRHGSDMRGGNPSAGNIAAGLTTIEEKSLGAIVKSGTARIRGVFDYGEAPASAGGLFFIDSPGREPELLAALGAAGCQLILFSTGIGAPQGFPFIPVIKVSGNKNTVKTLVDFIDLDVSQVLLEGESLGSAGSRVLEYSLGIAAGQTTKAEAIGYCGSTAIYQRGPVV is encoded by the coding sequence ATGAATTTTGCCGGAGCAAGTTTCCCGGGTTTTCACCGCCCCGATGGTCAGATTGGTGTCAGGAATTATCTCGGGGTTTTGTCCACTGTTACCTGCGCCAATCAGGCTGCGGAAGATATTGCCAGGCATATCAAAGAAACCGCTGTTTTCACCCATCAGCAGGGCTGCGGACTGCTGCAGGACGACCTTGAGCTGACCCAGCGGACTCTTATAAACCTGGGGCGCAATCCCAATCTCGGAGCCGTACTGGTTGTGAGTCTGGGCTGTGAGGGTGTTGATGCAGACAGGATAGTCGAAGGCATCGCCGCATCCGGCAAACCCGTCGAGCTGGTCAGGATCCAGCGGGACGGTGGATACTTTGCTGCCGTTAGCGAGGGCGGTTTAAAAGCACAGAAGCTGGCCGGGGAAATATCCTCACAGCTTCGTAAAGAGGCCCCGATTACGGCATTAAGAATCGGTATAAAATGCGGCGCTTCGGACCCGACATCGGGCCTCGCTTCAAATCCGGCGGCAGGGAAAGCCGTGGACCAGTTGATTTCCGCCGGTGGTTCTGCTGTTTTTGGAGAAACTACAGAGCTCATTGGGGCTGAACACCTTGTGGCCGGCCGCTGCCAAAACAGCGAACTCTCCGATAAACTTCTTGGCATGGTCAAAAACCTTGAAGACCGGGTAATCCGGCACGGAAGCGATATGCGGGGCGGGAACCCTTCCGCCGGAAACATTGCCGCGGGGTTGACTACTATTGAAGAAAAGTCCCTCGGGGCCATTGTCAAATCCGGCACCGCCAGAATTCGGGGTGTTTTCGATTATGGTGAAGCTCCGGCTTCCGCGGGCGGACTCTTCTTTATTGATTCTCCGGGAAGGGAACCGGAACTCCTGGCGGCCCTTGGAGCTGCCGGATGTCAGCTTATTCTCTTTTCCACCGGTATCGGAGCGCCCCAGGGATTTCCCTTTATTCCTGTTATAAAGGTCTCGGGGAACAAGAATACCGTAAAAACCCTGGTAGATTTTATCGATCTTGACGTCTCACAGGTATTGCTCGAAGGTGAATCCCTGGGCAGTGCCGGCAGCAGAGTGCTGGAGTATTCCCTGGGGATTGCAGCTGGGCAGACAACGAAGGCGGAGGCCATCGGTTATTGCGGATCGACGGCGATATATCAGCGGGGTCCTGTCGTTTAA
- a CDS encoding UxaA family hydrolase → MNYSVRQCILLHDDDNTLTALIDLSKGQEIELKTVHGVERVVLGDEIPYAHKFARRNINPGQDIIKYGEVIGIATGFIPAGTHVHVHNVQGKRA, encoded by the coding sequence ATGAATTATTCTGTCAGACAATGTATCTTGCTTCACGATGACGATAACACTCTCACTGCTTTGATTGATCTTTCAAAGGGACAGGAGATTGAGCTGAAAACGGTTCACGGCGTTGAACGGGTAGTCCTGGGGGATGAAATACCCTATGCTCACAAGTTCGCCCGACGCAATATAAATCCTGGTCAGGACATAATAAAGTACGGAGAGGTAATCGGTATAGCGACCGGCTTTATTCCCGCGGGAACCCACGTACATGTGCACAATGTACAAGGAAAACGAGCATGA
- the choX gene encoding choline ABC transporter substrate-binding protein yields MVLKTGKMLFTVLLLLFFIAGFAMAEGKQESAAGDVMVSDADLVVDFAEVQWTDINSTTAVTRIVLEAMGYETTSKIVSVPIAFQAVSTGDIDVFLGDWEPSMRSITKPLLEEGEIIDYKTNLTGAKYTLAVPQYVADAGVTSFKDIARHAEKFNHRIYGIEPGNDGNLLIQKMIDNDAFGLGDFELIESSEAGMLAEVQAVTKDEEWIVFLGWAPHPMNTVHDIEYLADGDDYFGPDFGAATVHTITRVGYAEENPNLARFFKNLQFTLDLEGEIMKDIADGMTATNAAEKWLKKNPFILNDWLEGVKAVDGRDALPAVRENLNI; encoded by the coding sequence ATGGTGTTAAAAACAGGAAAAATGCTGTTTACAGTTTTGTTATTACTATTTTTCATCGCCGGATTCGCAATGGCCGAGGGTAAGCAGGAAAGTGCTGCCGGAGATGTTATGGTTTCTGATGCCGATCTGGTAGTTGATTTCGCAGAGGTTCAGTGGACCGATATAAACTCTACTACTGCAGTCACACGGATTGTACTCGAGGCTATGGGCTACGAAACCACAAGTAAAATTGTGTCGGTACCTATTGCTTTTCAGGCCGTTAGTACCGGAGACATTGATGTCTTTCTCGGCGACTGGGAACCTTCCATGCGATCGATTACCAAGCCTCTTCTGGAAGAGGGAGAGATTATCGATTACAAGACAAATTTAACAGGTGCCAAGTACACCCTTGCTGTTCCCCAGTATGTTGCAGACGCAGGCGTAACAAGCTTTAAAGACATAGCCCGGCACGCTGAAAAATTTAATCATAGAATATATGGAATCGAACCCGGCAACGACGGCAATCTCCTGATACAGAAAATGATTGACAACGACGCCTTCGGTCTTGGGGATTTTGAGCTGATAGAGTCAAGCGAGGCCGGTATGCTGGCTGAAGTCCAGGCTGTAACAAAAGATGAAGAATGGATCGTATTTCTCGGTTGGGCTCCCCACCCCATGAACACCGTACATGATATCGAATATCTTGCCGATGGCGATGATTATTTCGGACCGGATTTTGGGGCAGCCACGGTGCATACCATAACCCGGGTTGGATATGCAGAAGAGAATCCTAATCTCGCCCGTTTCTTTAAAAACCTGCAGTTTACGCTGGATCTGGAAGGTGAAATCATGAAGGATATCGCCGACGGTATGACTGCCACGAACGCTGCTGAAAAATGGTTAAAGAAAAACCCTTTCATACTTAACGACTGGCTTGAGGGTGTAAAGGCTGTTGACGGCCGTGATGCTTTACCTGCGGTCAGAGAGAACCTGAACATTTAA
- a CDS encoding SDR family oxidoreductase, translating to MSERFLKGRVALVTGGASGMGRAMALAFAKAGANVSIGSLLSNRKETKADGELVNMPGSEEMDRTAKEIEAFGVKALAVELDVTSTESCENFYSETVKAFGKVDILANAAGITAEHGVVDHPEGLWLKVMDVNANGPFRMSKLCLSGMIERKWGRIITISSTAGNVGAPMSPAYCASKAAVLGMTRAMALEGAEYGVTANAICPGWVETDFGRDWISDIAEKQMNMKGEELIAQEASSNPQKRLIKPEEIGATALFLTGDGAYGINGQDITVSGGSLW from the coding sequence ATGAGTGAACGATTTCTTAAAGGACGGGTAGCCCTTGTAACCGGCGGTGCATCCGGCATGGGACGCGCAATGGCACTGGCTTTTGCAAAAGCCGGAGCTAATGTATCAATCGGGTCCCTTTTATCCAACCGCAAAGAGACAAAGGCAGACGGTGAGCTGGTTAACATGCCCGGGTCCGAAGAGATGGACCGAACTGCTAAAGAGATTGAGGCTTTCGGCGTAAAAGCCCTTGCTGTCGAGCTTGATGTTACCTCAACCGAATCCTGTGAGAACTTTTATTCCGAGACGGTTAAGGCCTTCGGTAAAGTGGACATTCTTGCCAACGCCGCAGGTATAACCGCGGAACACGGCGTTGTTGACCACCCTGAAGGACTTTGGCTCAAGGTTATGGATGTCAACGCAAACGGCCCCTTCCGCATGAGCAAGTTGTGTCTTTCCGGCATGATTGAGCGCAAATGGGGCCGCATTATCACAATTTCCTCGACAGCAGGAAACGTCGGCGCCCCCATGTCGCCCGCCTATTGTGCTTCCAAAGCTGCTGTCCTGGGTATGACCCGCGCCATGGCTCTGGAAGGTGCTGAGTACGGGGTAACCGCAAACGCTATCTGCCCCGGTTGGGTTGAGACCGACTTTGGCCGCGACTGGATATCCGACATTGCAGAAAAACAGATGAACATGAAGGGCGAAGAGCTGATTGCGCAGGAAGCGAGCAGTAATCCCCAGAAAAGGTTAATCAAACCGGAAGAAATCGGGGCGACCGCTCTCTTTTTAACAGGTGACGGTGCTTACGGGATCAATGGCCAGGATATTACAGTTTCAGGAGGATCCCTATGGTAA
- the betB gene encoding betaine-aldehyde dehydrogenase, with protein MANELKYTGKTKMYINGEWIDSISGKTREIVYPCTGEVITKVTEGSADDVKIAVNAARSAFDSGEWPSTPAAERGRLIEKLADKVEENREELARLESLDTGKTVEESRWDMDDIAGIFRYFGQLADKEGGEIINSPNPNTSSLVVREPVGVAAQISPWNYPLLQASWKIAPALAAGCTIVVKPSEITPFTTIRITELAEEIGFPKGVINLVLGAGNTAGAEMTTNPGVDLVSFTGGIVTGKKILKAAADTVKKVALELGGKNPNIIFADADLDTAVDFALNGVFFHAGQICSAGSRILVEEPIREKFTAELKRRIENIKIGDAFGSGTQMGPLISEEHREKVKGYIELAKQEGASIICGGKEPENPPHAGGYYYLPTLITGVTNNMRLAKEEIFGPVVTIESFSTEEEALTWANDTIYGLSAGVWTKDQSRAERVASRLRAGTVWINDFNVYFVQAPWGGYKQSGIGRELGKAGLEEYTEIKHIYQNYANEPVNWFGT; from the coding sequence ATGGCGAACGAGCTTAAGTATACCGGCAAAACAAAAATGTATATAAACGGAGAATGGATTGATTCCATTTCCGGCAAAACAAGAGAGATTGTGTATCCCTGTACGGGAGAAGTAATTACAAAAGTAACAGAAGGCAGTGCTGACGACGTAAAAATCGCGGTTAATGCTGCCCGCTCTGCATTTGATTCAGGAGAATGGCCCTCCACACCTGCTGCTGAACGGGGCCGTCTCATTGAGAAACTGGCTGATAAAGTAGAAGAAAACCGCGAAGAGCTCGCCCGTCTCGAGAGCCTCGATACAGGAAAAACCGTGGAAGAGAGCCGCTGGGACATGGACGACATTGCCGGAATATTCCGTTACTTCGGTCAATTGGCAGACAAAGAGGGGGGTGAAATCATCAACTCACCAAACCCCAATACTTCCAGCCTGGTAGTACGGGAACCAGTAGGTGTAGCAGCACAGATTTCTCCCTGGAATTATCCCCTGCTGCAGGCTTCGTGGAAGATCGCACCGGCTTTGGCCGCAGGCTGTACCATAGTAGTGAAACCCAGCGAGATAACCCCGTTCACTACCATCAGGATAACAGAGCTGGCCGAGGAGATCGGATTTCCGAAAGGTGTAATTAACCTGGTACTCGGTGCAGGGAATACCGCCGGCGCAGAAATGACAACGAATCCCGGGGTGGACCTTGTTTCGTTTACCGGCGGAATTGTTACAGGAAAGAAAATCCTTAAAGCCGCCGCCGATACCGTCAAGAAGGTGGCCCTGGAGCTGGGCGGCAAAAACCCTAACATCATCTTTGCCGACGCGGATCTGGACACAGCCGTCGACTTTGCTTTGAACGGCGTCTTTTTTCATGCAGGACAGATATGTTCAGCAGGTTCGCGGATTCTGGTGGAAGAACCAATTCGAGAAAAATTTACAGCCGAGCTTAAAAGGCGAATTGAAAATATAAAGATTGGAGATGCCTTCGGTTCCGGGACCCAAATGGGACCATTGATCTCCGAAGAACACAGAGAGAAAGTCAAAGGTTATATTGAATTAGCCAAGCAGGAAGGCGCCTCCATTATCTGCGGAGGGAAAGAACCAGAAAACCCGCCTCATGCAGGCGGCTACTACTACCTGCCGACCCTGATTACAGGTGTAACCAATAACATGCGCCTGGCAAAAGAGGAGATTTTCGGACCAGTCGTTACAATTGAATCCTTCTCTACCGAAGAAGAAGCCCTTACCTGGGCAAATGATACAATCTACGGTCTCTCCGCTGGAGTCTGGACAAAAGACCAGAGCCGTGCAGAACGTGTGGCTTCCCGCTTGCGGGCCGGTACTGTCTGGATAAATGACTTTAACGTCTATTTTGTGCAGGCCCCCTGGGGCGGCTACAAACAGTCGGGCATCGGCCGGGAACTCGGTAAGGCAGGTTTGGAAGAGTATACGGAAATCAAGCATATATATCAGAATTACGCCAACGAACCGGTAAACTGGTTCGGAACCTGA